One stretch of Mycolicibacterium fallax DNA includes these proteins:
- a CDS encoding transglycosylase domain-containing protein, whose protein sequence is MPPVRDELDPSLRDPIDVVKAALDGVPAPKKPAEPPAAGGDGPPRRPLAGLSINWRWVRRGAVVAAVLLLLLPFVTFAMAYSIVDVPKPGDIRTAQVSTILASDGSEIAKIVPPEGNRIDVGIDQIPEHVRDAVMAAEDRDFYSNPGFSFTGFARAIKNNIVGGDTQGGSTITQQYVKNALVGDARSGFGGLVRKAKELVISTKMSREWSKDEVLEAYLNIIYFGRGAYGISAASRAYFDKPVEDLTVSEGALLAALIQRPSTLDPAVDLEGAQERWNWVLDGMVTIGALSEQDRAAQVFPETIAPERASQANQTTGPNGLIERQVIKELMGIFNISEQLLNTEGLQVTTTIDPQAQAAAVDAVTEALSGQDADMRAAAVAIDPRTGGVKAYYGGSDANGFDFAQAGLPTGSSFKVFGLVAALEQGMGLGYQIDSSPLTVDGIKISNVEGEGCGVCNIAEALKRSLNTSYYRLMLKLKNGPEDVADAAHRAGVATSFPGVAHTLSEDGEGGPPNNGIVLGQYQSRVIDMASAYATLAASGVYRKPHFIAKVVNADGEVLFDAGGEDNPGEQRIEAAVADNVTSAMQPIAGWSRGHNLAGGRASAAKTGTNQLGDTDANRDAWMVGYTPSLSTAVWVGTTGGDKPLVNKWGGPVYGSGLPSDIWKATMDGALSGTDNESFPKPPEIGGYAGVPVYAPPPRPVEAPPPAAPGLPPGVEVIQPTIEIAPGVSIPWGPPTTIGLPPPPPPPDPNAPPPPPPPPPPPPGDPGLPPPPP, encoded by the coding sequence ATCCCGCCGGTCCGCGACGAGCTGGACCCGTCGCTGCGGGACCCGATCGACGTGGTCAAGGCCGCGCTGGACGGCGTCCCGGCCCCCAAGAAACCCGCTGAGCCGCCGGCCGCCGGCGGCGACGGGCCGCCGCGGCGCCCGCTGGCCGGGCTCAGCATCAACTGGCGCTGGGTGCGCCGCGGCGCCGTGGTCGCCGCGGTGCTGCTGCTGTTGCTGCCGTTCGTCACATTCGCGATGGCCTACTCGATCGTCGACGTGCCCAAGCCCGGCGACATCCGGACCGCGCAGGTCTCGACGATCCTGGCCTCCGACGGCTCGGAGATCGCCAAGATCGTGCCGCCGGAGGGCAACCGGATCGACGTCGGCATCGACCAGATCCCCGAGCACGTCCGCGACGCGGTGATGGCCGCCGAGGACCGCGACTTCTACAGCAACCCCGGCTTCTCCTTCACCGGGTTCGCCCGCGCGATCAAGAACAACATCGTCGGCGGGGACACCCAGGGCGGGTCGACCATCACCCAGCAGTACGTCAAGAACGCGCTGGTCGGTGACGCCCGCAGCGGGTTCGGCGGCCTGGTGCGCAAGGCCAAGGAACTGGTCATCTCCACCAAGATGTCGCGAGAATGGTCCAAGGACGAAGTGCTGGAGGCCTACCTCAACATCATCTACTTCGGCCGCGGCGCCTACGGGATCTCGGCGGCGTCGAGGGCCTACTTCGACAAGCCCGTCGAGGACCTCACGGTGTCCGAGGGCGCGCTGCTGGCGGCGTTGATCCAGCGCCCGTCCACCCTGGATCCGGCGGTCGACCTGGAGGGTGCCCAGGAGCGCTGGAACTGGGTGCTTGACGGCATGGTCACCATCGGCGCGTTGTCCGAGCAGGACCGTGCCGCGCAGGTGTTCCCGGAGACCATCGCCCCCGAGCGAGCCAGCCAGGCGAACCAGACCACCGGCCCCAACGGGCTGATCGAGCGCCAGGTCATCAAGGAACTGATGGGGATCTTCAACATCAGTGAGCAGTTGCTCAACACCGAGGGCCTGCAGGTGACCACCACCATCGATCCGCAGGCGCAGGCCGCGGCCGTCGACGCCGTCACCGAGGCGCTGTCGGGCCAGGACGCCGACATGCGCGCCGCGGCGGTGGCCATCGACCCGCGGACCGGTGGGGTCAAGGCCTACTACGGCGGCTCCGACGCCAACGGCTTCGACTTCGCCCAGGCCGGCCTGCCGACCGGGTCGTCGTTCAAGGTCTTCGGCCTGGTCGCAGCCCTGGAGCAGGGGATGGGGCTGGGCTACCAGATCGACAGCTCGCCGCTGACCGTCGACGGCATCAAGATCAGCAACGTCGAGGGCGAGGGCTGCGGCGTCTGCAACATTGCCGAGGCGCTCAAGCGCTCGCTGAACACCAGCTACTACCGGCTGATGCTGAAGCTCAAGAACGGTCCGGAGGACGTCGCCGACGCCGCGCACCGGGCCGGTGTCGCGACCAGCTTCCCGGGCGTTGCGCACACCCTCAGCGAGGACGGCGAGGGCGGTCCGCCCAACAACGGCATCGTGCTGGGTCAGTACCAGTCCCGGGTGATCGACATGGCCTCGGCGTACGCGACGCTGGCCGCCTCCGGGGTGTACCGCAAGCCGCACTTCATCGCCAAGGTCGTCAACGCCGACGGCGAGGTGCTGTTCGACGCCGGCGGCGAGGACAACCCGGGGGAGCAGCGGATCGAGGCAGCCGTCGCCGACAACGTCACCTCCGCGATGCAGCCGATCGCCGGCTGGTCCCGCGGCCACAACCTGGCCGGCGGCCGCGCGTCGGCGGCCAAGACCGGCACCAACCAGCTCGGCGACACCGACGCCAACCGGGACGCCTGGATGGTCGGTTACACCCCGTCGTTGTCGACCGCGGTGTGGGTCGGCACCACCGGCGGGGACAAACCGCTGGTGAATAAGTGGGGCGGCCCGGTCTACGGGTCCGGCCTGCCGTCGGACATCTGGAAGGCCACCATGGACGGCGCCCTGTCGGGCACCGACAACGAGTCCTTCCCCAAGCCGCCGGAGATCGGCGGTTACGCCGGCGTCCCGGTGTACGCGCCGCCGCCGCGGCCGGTCGAGGCGCCGCCGCCGGCCGCCCCGGGCCTTCCGCCGGGCGTCGAGGTCATCCAGCCGACCATCGAGATCGCGCCGGGGGTCAGCATCCCGTGGGGCCCGCCGACGACCATCGGCCTGCCGCCGCCACCACCGCCGCCGGATCCCAACGCGCCCCCGCCGCCGCCTCCGCCCCCTCCGCCGCCGCCGGGTGACCCGGGCCTGCCACCGCCGCCCCCGTGA
- a CDS encoding DUF5318 domain-containing protein, with translation MRLQRQVVDYALRRRSLLAEVYSGRTGVTEVCDANPYLLRAAKFHGKQSSVMCPICRKEPLTLVSWVFGDQLGPVSGSARTAEELVLLATRYEEFAVHVVEVCRTCSWNHLVKSYVLGLPKKPKSPRTRTARKGARTASE, from the coding sequence GTGCGATTGCAGCGACAGGTGGTGGACTACGCGCTCCGGCGCCGGTCCCTGCTGGCCGAGGTGTATTCCGGGCGAACCGGGGTCACCGAGGTGTGCGACGCGAATCCGTATCTGTTGCGTGCCGCGAAGTTTCACGGGAAACAAAGCTCGGTGATGTGCCCGATTTGCCGCAAGGAACCACTGACGCTGGTTTCCTGGGTTTTCGGTGATCAGCTGGGTCCGGTCTCGGGGTCGGCGCGCACCGCCGAGGAGCTGGTCCTGCTGGCCACCCGTTACGAGGAGTTTGCCGTTCATGTCGTCGAGGTGTGCCGGACCTGCAGTTGGAACCACCTGGTGAAGTCGTACGTGCTGGGGCTGCCCAAGAAGCCCAAGTCGCCGCGTACCCGGACCGCGCGGAAGGGCGCGCGGACCGCCAGTGAATAA
- a CDS encoding DUF1707 SHOCT-like domain-containing protein — protein sequence MATRRTARTRAKDSDRNDACAVLDGALADGQLSGEEHRQRVATATAATTLGELQTLVADLQTDGAPVRLPDLNQGPPRPAPGWGLRAAIAGALVLLGIGIGWGLYGTSSSPLSRAPDPGAAPDGVAPVVLTPPRQLHSLGGLTGLFTQMRERFGDTTGYRLVVYPDYASLDFPDRADERRKFSSVYRGGWDDPRPSARSSGDRVVDLTKFDTAAIVGVLRGAPETLGIAPAEVNNRYLIIEPSGDPQTPEAVLISVYVSAEFGSGSLTLHPDGTLTRINYPG from the coding sequence GTGGCGACCCGCCGAACCGCGCGAACCCGCGCCAAGGACAGCGATCGCAATGACGCTTGCGCGGTGCTCGACGGCGCACTGGCCGACGGTCAGCTCTCCGGCGAGGAGCACCGGCAGCGGGTTGCCACCGCCACCGCGGCGACCACCCTCGGCGAGTTGCAGACGCTCGTCGCGGACCTGCAGACCGACGGCGCCCCAGTGCGACTGCCCGACCTCAACCAGGGGCCACCACGGCCGGCACCGGGCTGGGGCCTGCGCGCGGCGATCGCCGGCGCGCTGGTGCTGCTCGGCATCGGGATCGGCTGGGGCCTGTACGGCACGTCCTCCTCGCCGCTGAGCCGCGCCCCCGATCCGGGCGCCGCGCCCGACGGCGTCGCACCGGTGGTGCTGACCCCGCCGCGGCAGCTGCATTCACTCGGCGGGCTGACCGGCTTGTTCACCCAGATGCGCGAGCGCTTCGGCGACACCACCGGCTATCGGCTGGTGGTCTATCCCGACTACGCCTCGCTGGACTTCCCGGACCGCGCCGACGAGCGCCGCAAGTTCAGCTCCGTCTACCGCGGCGGCTGGGACGATCCGCGGCCGAGCGCCCGCAGCTCGGGGGACCGAGTGGTGGATCTCACCAAATTCGACACCGCGGCGATCGTCGGGGTGCTGCGGGGCGCGCCGGAAACGCTGGGCATCGCCCCCGCCGAGGTCAACAACAGGTATCTGATCATCGAGCCGTCCGGTGACCCGCAGACCCCCGAGGCGGTCCTGATCTCGGTGTATGTCTCCGCAGAGTTCGGCAGCGGCTCTCTCACGCTGCATCCCGACGGCACCCTCACGCGGATCAACTACCCGGGCTGA
- a CDS encoding PadR family transcriptional regulator, with translation MLELAILGLLLESPMHGYELRKRLTGLLGAFRAFSYGSLYPALRRMQADGLIVEDAAPTGTTKVRRARRVYQLTDAGRERFSELVADTGPQNYTDDGFGVHLAFFNRTPAEARMRILEGRRRQVEERREGLREAIARASGSIDRYTKQLHQLGLESSEREVNWLNELIAAERGAQGQPETP, from the coding sequence GTGCTGGAACTGGCCATCCTCGGCCTGCTGCTCGAATCCCCGATGCACGGCTATGAGCTGCGTAAACGGCTCACCGGTCTGCTCGGCGCCTTCCGGGCGTTCTCCTACGGTTCGCTGTACCCGGCGCTGCGCCGGATGCAGGCCGACGGGCTGATCGTCGAGGACGCCGCACCCACCGGGACGACCAAGGTGCGTCGCGCTCGGCGGGTGTATCAGCTGACCGACGCCGGGCGGGAACGGTTCAGCGAACTCGTCGCCGACACCGGCCCGCAGAACTACACCGACGACGGCTTCGGGGTACACCTGGCCTTCTTCAACCGCACCCCTGCCGAGGCCCGGATGCGGATTCTGGAGGGCCGTCGTCGTCAGGTCGAAGAACGCCGGGAGGGGTTGCGTGAGGCCATCGCGCGCGCCAGCGGCTCGATCGACCGCTACACCAAGCAGTTGCACCAGCTTGGTCTGGAGTCCAGCGAACGCGAAGTGAACTGGCTCAACGAGTTGATCGCCGCCGAGCGCGGCGCACAGGGCCAACCCGAAACACCCTGA
- a CDS encoding inositol-3-phosphate synthase yields the protein MSENNVTASTDVRVAIVGVGNCASSLVQGVQYYKDADENSNVPGLMHVKFGPYHVRDVKFVAAFDVDAKKVGFDLSEAIYASENNTIKIADVPPTDITVQRGPTLDGIGKYYADTIEVSDAEPVDVVKALRDARVDVLVSYLPVGSDEADKFYAQCAIDAGVAFVNALPVFIASDPVWAKKFADAGVPIVGDDIKSQVGATITHRVMAKLFEDRGVTLDRTYQLNVGGNMDFKNMLERERLESKKISKTQAVTSNLTGSLAGKVEDKNVHIGPSDHVAWLDDRKWAYVRLEGRAFGDVPLNLEYKLEVWDSPNSAGIIIDAVRAAKIAKDRGIGGPIIPASAYLMKSPPEQLADDVARQQLEEFIIGAD from the coding sequence ATGAGTGAGAACAACGTGACCGCGTCGACGGATGTGCGGGTCGCCATTGTCGGCGTCGGGAACTGCGCGTCCTCGCTTGTGCAGGGCGTGCAGTACTACAAGGACGCGGACGAGAACTCGAACGTGCCCGGCCTGATGCACGTCAAGTTCGGTCCGTACCACGTGCGCGACGTGAAGTTCGTCGCCGCGTTCGACGTCGACGCCAAGAAGGTCGGCTTCGATCTGTCCGAGGCCATCTACGCCTCGGAGAACAACACCATCAAGATCGCCGACGTCCCGCCGACCGACATCACCGTGCAGCGCGGCCCCACCCTTGACGGCATCGGCAAGTACTACGCCGACACCATCGAGGTCTCCGACGCCGAGCCGGTCGACGTCGTCAAGGCGCTGCGCGACGCCCGGGTCGACGTGCTGGTCTCCTACCTGCCGGTGGGCTCCGATGAGGCCGACAAGTTCTACGCCCAGTGCGCGATCGACGCCGGGGTGGCCTTCGTCAACGCGCTGCCGGTGTTCATCGCCTCCGACCCGGTGTGGGCCAAGAAGTTCGCCGACGCCGGCGTGCCGATCGTCGGCGACGACATCAAGAGCCAGGTCGGCGCGACCATCACCCACCGCGTGATGGCCAAGCTGTTCGAGGACCGCGGCGTCACCCTGGACCGCACCTACCAGCTCAACGTCGGCGGCAACATGGACTTCAAGAACATGCTGGAGCGCGAGCGGCTGGAGTCCAAGAAGATCTCCAAGACCCAGGCCGTGACCTCCAACCTGACCGGCTCGCTGGCCGGCAAGGTCGAGGACAAGAACGTGCACATCGGCCCGTCCGACCACGTCGCCTGGCTCGACGATCGCAAGTGGGCCTACGTCCGGCTGGAGGGCCGCGCCTTCGGTGACGTGCCGCTGAACCTGGAGTACAAGCTCGAGGTGTGGGACTCGCCGAACTCGGCCGGCATCATCATCGACGCGGTGCGCGCCGCCAAGATCGCCAAGGACCGCGGCATCGGTGGCCCGATCATCCCGGCCTCGGCCTACCTGATGAAGAGCCCGCCCGAGCAGCTCGCCGACGACGTCGCCCGTCAGCAGCTCGAAGAGTTCATCATCGGCGCCGACTAG
- a CDS encoding alpha/beta fold hydrolase has protein sequence MLTDDELLRLDEFALLPENATAAGVRSPLPPVGRIELGTVSALTWGAGPAEVVFLHGGGQNAHTWDTVVLGLGLPALAVDLPGHGRSAWREDGDYGPKLNAETLRPVLRELAPSPRLVVGMSLGGLTALRVAATEPALVPELVLVDVTPSAPARHNEMTKAQLGAVALVQGERTFDSFAAMLDEAVTAAPHRSRESLRRGVFHNAKQLDDGRWAWRYDAFRKGDGFDGLWDDVPAITMPTTLVRGANSYFVNDDDAQQFAREAPGFRETIVVADAGHSVQGDQPLELIRILRQLLG, from the coding sequence GTGCTCACCGACGACGAACTGCTGCGCCTCGACGAGTTCGCGCTGCTGCCCGAGAACGCCACCGCGGCCGGGGTCCGCTCGCCGCTGCCGCCGGTCGGCCGGATCGAGCTCGGTACCGTCAGCGCGCTGACCTGGGGCGCGGGCCCCGCCGAGGTGGTGTTCCTGCACGGCGGCGGCCAGAACGCCCACACCTGGGACACCGTGGTGCTGGGCCTGGGACTGCCGGCGCTGGCCGTCGACCTGCCCGGACACGGCCGCTCGGCCTGGCGCGAGGACGGCGACTACGGGCCCAAGCTCAACGCCGAGACGCTGCGGCCGGTGCTGCGCGAGCTCGCGCCATCGCCGCGGCTGGTGGTCGGGATGTCCCTCGGCGGACTGACCGCGCTGCGGGTGGCGGCCACCGAACCGGCGCTGGTGCCCGAGCTGGTGCTCGTCGACGTCACCCCGTCGGCCCCGGCCCGGCACAACGAGATGACCAAGGCCCAGCTCGGCGCGGTGGCCCTGGTCCAGGGCGAACGCACCTTCGACAGCTTCGCCGCGATGCTGGACGAAGCGGTCACCGCCGCGCCGCACCGCAGCCGGGAATCGCTGCGCCGCGGCGTGTTCCACAATGCCAAGCAGCTCGACGACGGCCGCTGGGCCTGGCGCTACGACGCCTTCCGCAAGGGCGACGGCTTCGACGGACTCTGGGACGATGTTCCGGCGATCACCATGCCGACCACCCTGGTCCGCGGCGCCAACTCCTACTTCGTCAACGACGACGACGCCCAGCAGTTCGCCCGGGAGGCGCCCGGGTTCCGCGAGACCATCGTCGTCGCCGACGCCGGCCATTCGGTTCAGGGCGACCAACCGCTCGAGCTGATCCGGATCCTGCGGCAACTGCTGGGGTGA
- a CDS encoding MarR family winged helix-turn-helix transcriptional regulator codes for MAEGEAGTAVEPHLARIAEDLQRTLGKLFSVLRRGDTPRAASTAGELTLAQLSILVTLLEVGPIRMTELAARERVRTPTTTVAIRRLEKLGLVKRTRDPSDLRAVLVEITPKGHAEHRESLAHRHAALVELLNNLTPEEIDALDRAIGPLQRLATGEPEKAG; via the coding sequence ATGGCGGAAGGCGAAGCCGGCACGGCCGTTGAGCCGCACCTGGCGCGGATTGCAGAGGACCTGCAGCGCACGCTGGGCAAGTTGTTCTCGGTGCTGCGTCGTGGCGATACGCCACGCGCCGCCTCAACCGCCGGTGAGCTCACCCTGGCCCAACTCTCGATCCTGGTGACGCTGCTGGAGGTCGGACCGATCCGGATGACCGAACTGGCCGCGCGCGAGCGGGTCCGGACCCCGACCACCACCGTCGCGATTCGCCGGCTGGAAAAACTCGGCCTGGTCAAGCGGACCCGGGATCCCTCGGATCTGCGGGCCGTGCTGGTCGAGATCACCCCGAAGGGGCACGCCGAGCACCGTGAATCGTTGGCGCACCGGCACGCCGCGCTCGTCGAGTTGCTCAACAACCTCACCCCAGAGGAGATCGACGCCCTCGATCGGGCGATCGGTCCGCTGCAGCGGTTGGCCACCGGGGAGCCCGAGAAGGCCGGCTGA
- the ggh gene encoding glucosylglycerate hydrolase has protein sequence MARDPNFSPTALAARAAYLLRGNDLGEMTTAAPLLYPHMWSWDAAFVAIGLAPLSVERAVVELDTLLSAQWRNGMIPHIVFANGVDGYFPGPARWACAALADNAPPGRHTSGITQPPVHAIAVQRILERAHSRGRSTRAVANAFLDRRWNDLVRWHRWLAEARDPDERGRITLYHGWESGMDNSPRWDGAYANVVPGPLPAYQRADNHIVTDPAQRPSDGEYDRYLWLLEEMKSVRYQDELLPATMSLAVEDVFVSAIFSVACTVLAEIGEEHNRPNSDIRDLYGWAERFRAGVLATTVERTGVARDYDLKAQRWITAETIAQFAPLLCGGLPHDTERALLRRLEGPRFAGHPDLRYALIPSTSPVSREFRATQYWRGPVWPVMTWLFAWAFARRGWAERSQVLRQEGLRQVSEGSFAEYYEPFTGRPLGSMQQSWTAAAVLDWLG, from the coding sequence GTGGCCCGCGACCCCAACTTTTCGCCCACCGCGCTGGCGGCCCGGGCGGCCTATCTGTTGCGCGGCAACGACCTCGGTGAGATGACGACGGCGGCCCCGCTGCTGTATCCGCACATGTGGAGTTGGGACGCGGCGTTCGTGGCGATCGGGCTGGCGCCGCTGTCGGTGGAACGCGCGGTCGTCGAACTCGACACGCTGCTCTCGGCGCAGTGGCGCAACGGGATGATCCCGCACATCGTCTTCGCCAACGGCGTGGACGGTTACTTTCCCGGCCCGGCGCGCTGGGCCTGCGCGGCGCTGGCCGACAACGCTCCACCGGGCCGGCACACCTCGGGGATCACCCAGCCGCCGGTGCATGCCATTGCGGTGCAACGGATCCTGGAGCGTGCCCATTCGCGGGGTCGCAGCACCCGGGCGGTGGCCAACGCGTTTCTGGACCGCCGGTGGAATGACCTGGTCCGGTGGCATCGTTGGCTGGCCGAGGCGCGTGACCCCGACGAGCGCGGCCGGATCACCCTCTATCACGGGTGGGAATCCGGAATGGACAACTCACCGCGCTGGGATGGCGCCTACGCCAACGTTGTTCCCGGCCCGCTGCCCGCCTACCAGCGCGCCGACAATCACATCGTCACCGACCCGGCGCAGCGCCCGTCCGACGGCGAGTACGACCGCTACCTGTGGCTGCTGGAGGAGATGAAATCGGTTCGCTACCAGGACGAGCTGCTGCCGGCGACGATGAGCCTGGCGGTCGAGGACGTGTTCGTCTCGGCGATCTTCTCGGTGGCCTGCACGGTGCTGGCCGAGATCGGTGAGGAGCACAACCGGCCGAACTCCGACATCCGCGATCTGTACGGCTGGGCAGAGCGGTTCCGGGCCGGGGTGTTGGCGACCACCGTCGAAAGAACCGGGGTGGCACGCGATTACGACCTCAAGGCGCAGCGCTGGATCACCGCCGAGACGATCGCGCAGTTCGCCCCGCTGCTGTGCGGGGGGTTGCCGCACGACACCGAGCGGGCCCTGCTGCGCCGACTGGAGGGGCCGCGGTTCGCCGGGCACCCGGACCTGCGCTACGCCCTGATCCCGTCCACCTCGCCGGTGTCCCGGGAGTTCCGGGCCACCCAGTACTGGCGCGGTCCGGTGTGGCCGGTGATGACCTGGCTGTTCGCCTGGGCCTTTGCCCGACGGGGCTGGGCCGAGCGGTCACAGGTGTTGCGGCAGGAGGGTTTACGTCAGGTCAGCGAGGGCAGCTTCGCCGAGTACTACGAGCCGTTCACCGGTCGGCCGCTGGGCAGCATGCAGCAGTCCTGGACGGCGGCGGCGGTGCTGGACTGGCTGGGCTGA
- a CDS encoding SDR family oxidoreductase gives MPTALITGASRGLGAAIAAALEPSHTLLLAGRPSPELDEVAARHGATTWPMELTDPDGIAATTEVLTELDVLVHCAGVAYPGRVAESTVEEWRATLAVNTLGPVALTLAVLPALRAARGQVVFINSGAGRNPSPGLASYAASKFALRAFADSLRVDEPELRVTTVYPGRIDTDMQYNLVAYEGGEYRPERFLRPATVAAAVADVVATPADAVVHEVVIRPR, from the coding sequence ATGCCCACCGCCCTGATCACCGGCGCGTCCCGCGGACTCGGCGCGGCGATCGCCGCCGCGCTGGAACCCAGCCACACCCTGCTGCTGGCCGGCCGGCCGTCACCGGAGTTGGACGAGGTGGCCGCCCGGCACGGGGCCACCACCTGGCCGATGGAGCTGACCGACCCCGACGGCATCGCCGCAACCACCGAGGTGCTCACCGAACTCGATGTGCTGGTGCACTGCGCCGGGGTGGCCTACCCGGGCCGGGTCGCGGAATCCACCGTCGAGGAGTGGCGGGCCACCCTGGCGGTGAACACCCTCGGGCCGGTGGCGCTGACCCTGGCGGTGCTGCCCGCGCTGCGGGCCGCCCGCGGGCAGGTGGTGTTCATCAACTCCGGGGCCGGGCGCAACCCCTCCCCCGGGCTGGCGTCCTATGCGGCAAGCAAGTTCGCGTTGCGCGCGTTCGCCGATTCCCTGCGCGTCGACGAACCCGAGCTCCGGGTGACCACCGTCTACCCGGGCCGGATCGACACCGACATGCAGTACAACCTGGTGGCCTACGAGGGCGGCGAGTACCGGCCCGAGCGGTTTCTGCGCCCCGCCACGGTGGCCGCGGCCGTCGCCGATGTGGTCGCCACCCCGGCCGACGCCGTCGTGCACGAGGTGGTCATCCGACCGCGCTGA